In the genome of Photobacterium sp. TY1-4, one region contains:
- a CDS encoding PhoH family protein, translating to MDDTDRKVFVLDTNILLHEPLAVYSFQEHDVVIPMTVLEELDRIKDSKRDVSRDARIAIRALEDIFHDATPEEISAGIPLSKDGEGTGTIAIFADYEVTETVHAFADKAGDNRILNGVLFLQADYAPRQVVLITKDINMRLRAKGAGVYHVDDYRSDQLIDDVRLLTKGFYQFPGNFWERVGECQSKAEGRSTLHTLPAELFETPFVNQYLYDEGTDFAARVQSVDGKDVVVKDIGQERLMHRQAWGIHPKNIYQGMALDALMDPNIDLVILTGPAGCGKTILAMAAALEQVIEKGMYDKIIVTRNTPEIAESIGFLPGTEEEKMMPWLAAVTDTMEALHKNDVCTDGSMKYIYDKANIQFKSINFMRGRSIQNAFVLLDECQNLTASQIKTIITRCGEGTKIVCSGNLAQIDSTYLSPVTSGLTYIVERFKNFEGSANVYLNGVVRSRLAEFAEENL from the coding sequence ATGGACGACACTGATCGGAAAGTGTTTGTACTCGATACAAATATTCTGCTTCATGAGCCCCTCGCCGTATATTCATTTCAAGAGCATGACGTGGTCATCCCCATGACCGTGCTGGAAGAGCTGGACCGAATCAAGGATAGCAAGCGTGACGTCTCCCGGGATGCCCGGATTGCGATTCGGGCGCTGGAAGACATTTTCCACGATGCTACCCCGGAAGAGATCTCCGCCGGGATCCCTTTATCCAAAGATGGTGAGGGCACTGGGACGATTGCCATTTTTGCCGATTACGAGGTGACTGAAACCGTCCACGCTTTTGCCGACAAGGCCGGGGACAACCGGATCCTGAACGGGGTGCTGTTTCTCCAGGCCGACTATGCGCCGCGCCAGGTGGTGCTGATCACCAAAGACATCAACATGCGGCTGCGGGCCAAGGGCGCCGGGGTCTATCATGTCGATGACTATCGCTCGGATCAGTTGATCGATGATGTCCGGCTGCTGACCAAGGGCTTCTATCAGTTCCCGGGCAACTTCTGGGAGCGGGTCGGGGAATGCCAGTCGAAAGCTGAGGGGCGTTCGACGCTGCATACCTTACCGGCGGAGCTGTTCGAAACCCCGTTTGTGAACCAGTACCTGTATGACGAGGGCACGGATTTCGCGGCCCGGGTCCAGTCGGTCGACGGCAAGGACGTAGTGGTGAAAGACATCGGCCAGGAGCGCTTGATGCATCGGCAGGCCTGGGGGATCCATCCGAAAAACATCTACCAGGGCATGGCACTCGATGCGCTGATGGACCCGAATATCGATCTGGTGATCCTGACCGGCCCGGCGGGCTGCGGGAAAACCATCCTGGCCATGGCGGCAGCCCTGGAGCAGGTGATTGAGAAAGGGATGTACGACAAGATCATCGTGACCCGGAACACGCCGGAGATCGCCGAATCGATCGGATTCCTGCCGGGGACCGAAGAAGAGAAAATGATGCCGTGGCTGGCGGCCGTGACCGACACCATGGAAGCCCTGCACAAGAATGACGTATGTACTGACGGCTCCATGAAATACATCTATGACAAAGCCAATATTCAGTTTAAATCGATTAACTTCATGCGCGGACGCTCGATCCAGAATGCTTTCGTCTTGCTGGATGAGTGTCAGAACTTAACCGCCTCGCAAATCAAAACCATCATCACCCGATGCGGGGAAGGCACCAAAATTGTCTGCTCCGGGAACCTGGCGCAGATTGACTCCACTTACTTATCTCCTGTGACCTCGGGCCTGACGTATATCGTCGAGCGATTCAAGAATTTCGAGGGAAGTGCCAACGTGTACCTGAACGGCGTGGTGCGTAGTCGCCTGGCCGAATTTGCCGAAGAGAACCTGTAA
- the thiP gene encoding thiamine/thiamine pyrophosphate ABC transporter permease ThiP, with product MNTRVTQVLPGLISAGFIVALVISALSALISQAHALSPWLIWQDPYLRHITGFSFYQAFLSTLLSIVPAIPIAYAFSRRRFPGRQLLLRLFAMTLVLPVLVAVFGLLAIYGKSGLLAQWLESWGGSMPFSIYGLHGILLAHVFLNLPLATRLLYQSLDGIPYEQHQLAAHLGIRGWSKFRLIAWPRLRQQLPQVIGLVFMLCFTSFAVVMSLGGGPKATTIELAIYQALRYDFDLAGGAMLALWQMLICCGLVLFSQRFAKPLATQSGATARPLPPQHDSWQARAWDGLWIGLTLLLVLPPLLAVISAGLNPQLPGLLSNPDLWQAVGTSLKIASLACLLALLGGVTILLASRQWRLRHHGLSADGIELIGTMILVTPGLVLSTGIFLLLRQFTDVFAAAFWVVVCVNALMALPYVIKTLSQPMLHIAQQYNPLCHSLGMRGWTRLRLVEWPALRKPIAQALAMGFVLSLGDLGAIALFGSQGFQTLPLYLYQLLGSYQMDAAAVAALVLLLLSLGLFTLVEKLLIRNP from the coding sequence CCATATCACCGGTTTTAGTTTCTACCAGGCATTCCTGTCCACGCTGCTCAGCATTGTCCCGGCCATTCCGATCGCCTATGCGTTCTCCCGCCGCCGGTTTCCCGGTCGTCAGCTGCTGCTGCGCCTGTTTGCCATGACGCTGGTGCTGCCGGTGCTGGTTGCCGTGTTCGGCTTGCTGGCGATATACGGTAAGAGCGGTCTGCTGGCCCAGTGGCTGGAAAGCTGGGGCGGGTCGATGCCGTTTTCCATCTATGGGCTCCACGGCATTTTGCTGGCCCACGTCTTTCTTAATCTGCCGCTCGCCACCCGACTGCTGTACCAGAGCCTGGACGGTATTCCCTATGAGCAGCATCAACTGGCCGCCCATCTAGGGATACGCGGCTGGAGCAAGTTTCGCCTGATCGCCTGGCCGCGGTTGCGCCAGCAGTTGCCGCAGGTCATCGGCCTGGTGTTCATGCTTTGCTTTACCAGTTTTGCCGTGGTGATGTCGCTCGGCGGCGGCCCCAAGGCAACCACCATTGAGCTAGCGATCTACCAGGCGCTGCGTTATGACTTTGATCTGGCCGGCGGGGCCATGCTGGCCCTGTGGCAAATGCTGATCTGCTGCGGCCTGGTGTTGTTCAGCCAGCGGTTTGCCAAGCCGTTGGCGACCCAGAGCGGCGCGACCGCACGTCCGTTGCCGCCGCAGCATGACAGCTGGCAGGCCCGGGCCTGGGACGGACTGTGGATCGGCCTGACCCTGCTGCTGGTGCTGCCGCCGCTGCTGGCCGTGATCAGCGCCGGGCTGAACCCGCAACTCCCGGGGCTGCTAAGCAACCCCGACTTGTGGCAGGCGGTCGGCACGTCCCTCAAGATTGCCTCGCTGGCCTGTCTGCTGGCATTGCTGGGCGGGGTGACGATCCTGCTGGCCAGCCGTCAGTGGCGGCTGCGCCATCACGGCCTGTCGGCCGACGGCATCGAGCTCATCGGTACCATGATCCTGGTGACGCCGGGACTGGTGCTGAGCACCGGGATCTTCCTCCTGCTGCGTCAGTTCACCGATGTCTTTGCTGCGGCCTTCTGGGTGGTGGTCTGCGTCAATGCCCTGATGGCCCTGCCCTATGTGATCAAAACCCTGAGCCAGCCGATGCTGCACATCGCCCAGCAGTACAACCCGCTGTGCCATAGCCTCGGCATGCGGGGCTGGACCCGGCTGCGGCTGGTTGAATGGCCGGCCCTGCGCAAGCCGATCGCCCAGGCGCTGGCGATGGGCTTTGTGCTGTCGCTGGGCGATTTGGGTGCCATCGCCCTGTTCGGCAGCCAGGGCTTCCAGACCCTGCCGCTGTATCTGTATCAGCTCCTCGGCAGCTACCAGATGGATGCCGCAGCCGTGGCCGCGCTGGTGTTGCTGCTGCTGAGCCTGGGCCTGTTTACCCTGGTGGAAAAATTGCTCATTCGGAATCCATGA
- the thiQ gene encoding thiamine ABC transporter ATP-binding protein → MLTLNQLTHSYVQPGRDHQRERTLFCFDFNVEAGEIVALLGPSGAGKSTLLAMVAGFLTPDSGELIINGQRIERQLPSERPLSLLFQDHNLFPHLSVFDNLGLGLHPGLKLTHEDKEKIVVAAARVGIQPYLDRLPEQLSGGQKQRVALARCLLRNRPLLLLDEPFSALDPALRNEMLTLVKSLAREHRTTVLLITHSPEEALKIADRCAFISQGQIQLAGPTREVLESPQHDDLKRYLGRA, encoded by the coding sequence ATGTTAACCCTGAACCAACTCACCCACAGTTACGTCCAACCGGGCCGCGATCACCAGCGTGAACGCACCCTGTTTTGCTTTGATTTTAATGTCGAGGCCGGCGAAATCGTCGCCCTGCTCGGGCCTAGCGGCGCCGGGAAAAGTACCCTGCTGGCGATGGTTGCCGGTTTCCTGACGCCTGACAGCGGCGAGCTGATCATCAACGGTCAGCGCATCGAACGCCAGCTGCCGTCCGAGCGTCCGCTGTCATTGCTGTTTCAGGACCATAACCTGTTTCCGCACCTGAGCGTGTTCGACAACCTCGGTCTGGGGCTACACCCCGGCCTGAAGTTGACCCATGAGGATAAAGAGAAAATCGTGGTGGCGGCGGCCCGGGTCGGGATCCAACCTTATCTCGACCGGTTGCCCGAGCAGCTCTCCGGCGGCCAGAAACAACGGGTCGCCCTGGCGCGCTGCCTGCTGCGCAACCGCCCGCTGCTGTTGCTCGACGAGCCGTTTTCTGCGTTGGATCCGGCGCTGCGCAACGAAATGCTGACACTGGTGAAAAGCCTGGCGCGTGAGCACCGCACCACCGTCTTGTTGATCACCCACAGCCCGGAAGAAGCGCTGAAGATTGCCGACCGCTGCGCCTTTATCAGCCAGGGTCAGATCCAGCTGGCCGGCCCGACCCGCGAGGTGCTGGAGAGCCCGCAACATGACGATCTCAAGCGCTACCTCGGGCGGGCTTAA